A single window of Aspergillus oryzae RIB40 DNA, chromosome 8 DNA harbors:
- a CDS encoding uncharacterized protein (amino acid transporters): MVSLNSLKGGPQVSTTYGDEAAQGGHFVPAKYRGTVKDQADMSALGREQVLRVILTLLEQGLTDGGTAGLIWGFLIVACGFLLVFLSLAEMASMAPTSGGQYHWVSEFAPRSCQKFLSYITGWLCAMGWQCAIVSIAFLAGTIIQGLIVLNHEDYVFERWHGTLLVIAITFFGILFNTFLAKKLPFVEVLILILHVVGLFAIIIPLWVLAPRRSAQQVFTEFNNGGGWNSAGTATLVGFSTTITALIGYDCAVHMSEEIKDASETLPKAMITSVLINDCAGFLMLVTICFTLGDIDEVLATPTGYPFIQVFYNATNSLPGTNTMTAILVLTLTASTITELATASRQLWSFARDGGLPFSGFFGYVTPGWNIPLNAVMVSLMVTVLLSLINIGSTTALLAIVTLTIGSLMSSYVITIGCVLLKRIRGEPLPPRRWSLGRFGMAINIGALCFLVPVFVFAFFPLTSTVDRESMNWCVVMYGGIMIIAILYYIFRGRHVYIPPVALVKRDI; the protein is encoded by the exons ATGGTCTCGCTCAACAGCCTCAAAGGTGGCCCCCAAGTCTCAACCACATATGGCGATGAAGCGGCGCAAGGAGGTCATTTTGTGCCCGCCAAATACCGGGGTACCGTGAAGGACCAGGCAGACATGAGTGCTCTAGGCAGAGAGCAGGTGTTACGT GTTATCTTGAC ACTGCTCGAGCAAGGTTTGACCGATGGAGGTACCGCTGGCCTGATCTGGGGTTTCCTTATCGTCGCGTGTGGGTTTCTGCTTGTTTTTCTCAGTTTGGCTGAAATGGCTTCGAT GGCCCCGACATCTGGAGGTCAATACCATTGGGTATCAGAATTCGCACCCCGTAGCTGCCAGAAATTCTTGAGCTACATCACCG GCTGGCTGTGTGCTATGGGCTGGCAATGTGCCATTGTCTCAATTGCCTTCCTTGCGGGAACTATTATTCAGGGTCTCATCGTGCTTAACCATGAGGATTATGTCTTTGAGCGCTGGCATGGAACGCTGTTGGTGATTGCCATCACCTTCTTCGGAATCTTGTTCAATACCTTCCTGGCCAAGAAACTGCCTTTCGTCGAAGTCCTGATTCTTATCCTCCATGTTGTTGGGCTTTTTGCCATTATCATCCCTCTCTGGGTTCTGGCTCCTCGCAGAAGCGCCCAGCAGGTCTTCACGGAGTTTAACAACGGTGGTGGATGGAACAGCGCTGGGACAGCAACGCTAGTTGGATTTTCCACTACTATCACCGCCCTAATTGGATATGACTGCGCCGTGCATATGT CCGAAGAGATCAAAGACGCATCAGAGACTCTCCCAAAGGCTATGATCACTTCCGTTCTGATCAATGACTGCGCGGGATTTCTCATGCTGGTGACGATCTGCTTCACCTTGGGTGATATCGACGAGGTCCTCGCAACCCCCACCGGCTACCCATTTATTCAAGTGTTCTATAATGCCACCAATAGTCTTCCCGGCACGAACACCATGACCGCGATCTTGGTTCTTACGCTCACCGCGAGTACAATCACGGAATTGGCCACGGCCTCTCGGCAGCTTTGGTCTTTTGCCCGAGATGGCGGTCTTCCATTTTCCGGGTTTTTTGGATAC GTTACTCCGGGGTGGAACATTCCGCTTAATGCGGTGATGGTCTCTCTTATGGTAACAGTTCTCCTGTCGTTGATCAACATCGGTTCGACAACAGCCCTTTTGGCTATCGTCACCTTGACGATCGGGTCGCTTATGTCTTCATACGTTATTACGATTGGGTGCGTGCTGCTCAAGCGGATCCGTGGCGAGCCCCTTCCACCTCGCCGGTGGAGCCTGGGTCGATTTGGAATGGCCATTAACATCGGTGCCTTGTGTTTCTTGGTCCCGGTGTTTGTGttcgctttctttcccttgacCTCGACAGTCGACCGAGAATCGATGAACTGGTGCGTGGTGATGTACGGTGGCATTATGATTATTGCCATTCTATACTACATCTTCCGCGGCCGGCACGTCTATATTCCTCCCGTTGCACTGGTTAAGCGTGACATTTGA
- a CDS encoding uncharacterized protein (predicted protein), protein MPRGGSCRSPLLVIPTSRIINPTVGIFGYNHAWTLRPCIIVNGGWSSTMWRPNAGFPFPGINRAVLSLSNVVQTHGIALCVRDSCRTWLNCIVWATFQSAVERVEPVIVVAGLFSDKGFLFYENSYIRKKGKERKNDSMIGYCPRSRYCFVHHDLNGPPSMSQVEQR, encoded by the exons ATGCCACGCGGTGGAAGTTGCCGATCACCACTCCTAGTAATCCCAACCAGTCGGATAATAAATCCGACCGTTGGGATATTCGGTTATAACCATGCATGGACTTTGAGACCCTGTATAATTGTAAAC GGGGGTTGGTCTAGTACGATGTGGAGACCAAATGCgggttttccttttcccggAATAAATAGAGCTGTATTATCATTATCGAATGTAGTACAGA CTCACGGTATAGCACTGTGTGTTCGCGATAGTTGCCGAACGTGGCTCAATTGCATAGTCTGGGCAACTTTCCAAAGCGCTGTAGAGCGAGTAGAGCCTGTGATAGTTGTCGCAGGACTATTCTCGGACAAGGG GTTTCTATTTTATGAAAATTCGTAcataagaaaaaagggaaaggagagaaagaacgaCTCAATGATCGGG TACTGCCCTCGCTCCCGATACTGTTTCGTTCATCACGATCTGAATGGGCCCCCGTCGATGAGCCAGGTTGAGCAGAGGTAA